One genomic window of Methanocalculus alkaliphilus includes the following:
- a CDS encoding integrase: MKAPFLKSEQGESPDSKYQIIESDQFSEPRINSENIGIESLQDFYQQHRDQIIQWLNKTVKSDTAGQYISAVDRLLDDEDFIRIPKDLEEIEIIGKADRGLRAVYNYVEKEMDQDLILGEPLSKWRRYTPIKASGVIEVYPSDQEMREAYTSIPASHRPLFLMLMYTGNRLSQTADVIAAFDPDEITYTGPNQEIAHISAAAQARGTKKAYRLFFPAAFVPDLIKYKGSPASREGYHTLANRIKHGRISAKTIRKWHLNFMIENGVSESIADYIQGRTAATVGSAHYLNKIKGAVEAYLTLIDKFPVTYKTPIKEAPAPPPAPVITLAVVSPVLCRSL, translated from the coding sequence GTGAAGGCTCCTTTTTTAAAATCGGAGCAAGGAGAATCGCCCGATTCAAAATATCAGATCATCGAATCAGATCAATTTTCAGAACCTCGCATAAATTCGGAAAACATCGGGATCGAGTCACTACAAGACTTTTACCAACAGCACCGGGATCAGATCATACAATGGTTAAATAAAACTGTTAAGAGCGATACAGCAGGCCAGTATATATCAGCCGTTGATCGCCTCTTAGATGATGAGGATTTTATCAGGATCCCTAAAGACCTTGAGGAGATAGAGATCATAGGGAAAGCCGACCGAGGATTAAGAGCCGTGTATAACTATGTAGAGAAGGAGATGGATCAGGATCTCATATTAGGAGAGCCCTTATCTAAATGGAGACGATACACCCCGATCAAGGCATCAGGAGTAATAGAAGTTTATCCATCCGATCAGGAGATGAGAGAAGCATATACCAGTATCCCGGCATCACACCGGCCATTATTCCTTATGCTTATGTACACAGGGAACCGATTAAGCCAAACGGCCGATGTGATAGCCGCCTTTGATCCCGATGAGATCACCTATACAGGCCCGAATCAGGAGATCGCCCACATAAGCGCAGCAGCACAGGCCAGAGGAACGAAAAAAGCCTATCGTCTCTTTTTCCCGGCCGCTTTTGTACCCGATCTCATCAAGTACAAAGGAAGCCCAGCCAGCAGGGAAGGTTATCACACCCTCGCAAACCGGATTAAACACGGCCGAATCTCAGCCAAGACGATCCGCAAATGGCATCTTAATTTTATGATAGAGAACGGAGTATCAGAGAGCATAGCCGATTACATACAGGGAAGAACGGCCGCCACAGTAGGATCCGCCCACTATCTAAACAAGATAAAAGGAGCCGTAGAGGCATATTTAACCCTGATAGATAAATTCCCCGTCACTTATAAAACACCCATCAAGGAAGCACCAGCACCGCCCCCAGCCCCGGTCATAACCTTGGCCGTAGTTTCTCCAGTCCTTTGTCGTTCTTTGTGA